A window of Corticium candelabrum chromosome 3, ooCorCand1.1, whole genome shotgun sequence contains these coding sequences:
- the LOC134177130 gene encoding uncharacterized protein LOC134177130 — protein sequence MAESMIGIVLDVSNSMESAYALDRSHDASVERTRAILTTTISILKREAVYPRRQESVFASIFGLRKSVKTCDLFAMLEHLKRVREERDIHIPEDGYEAMSALATEHGAPHAIKWIREHLSREEAATLYREITRTTVDGGSWALSTVRDTMKRLPSERFQLLVNNVDKKVSKASQAIARRSDAYRNAKRIIEDFNSDKLIEDVLRRMEHPKARPVQEVSTLLDDLLQVELPSAPSSSLHDRIRELLKPIKPYILGLTPMCKALKHATDMFKETTRTRVLFILSDGDSTDGDPHEIAQQLHQLDVIIVTCFLTSNRIDNPRRLLYKADPKWRGRNGRQVLFEMSSTMENTHTPISHLIDANWELPSAGESRLFVQANSLDVVNEFCEIVVSKLRSN from the exons ATGGCAGAAAGTATGATTGGCATTGTGCTTGATGTGTCCAACTCTATGGAGAGTGCATACGCGTTGGATCGATCTCATGATGCTAGTGTAGAGCGAACTCGTGCTATACTCACAACTACCATCAGCATTCTGAAGAGAGAAGCCGTTTATCCTAGACGACAGGAATCTGTTTTCGCTTCTATTTTTGGATTGCGCAAATCTGTTAAAACATGTGATCTTTTTGCTATGCTGGAGCATTTGAAAAGAGTTAGAGAGGAAAGAGACATACACATACCAGAGGATGGATACGAAGCAATGAGTGCTCTAGCAACAGAGCATGGAGCCCCACATGCGATAAAATGGATTAGAGAACATCTGTCTAGGGAGGAAGCAGCAACGCTCTATAGAG AAATAACGAGAACAACGGTAGATGGTGGATCATGGGCTCTCTCTACTGTAAGAGATACAATGAAGCGTTTGCCTTCAGAAAGGTTTCAATTATTGGTGAACAATGTAGATAAGAAGGTATCCAAGGCATCCCAGGCTATAGCACGGCGTTCAGATGCTTACCGTAACGCGAAGCGAATCATTGAAGATTTTAATTCTGACAAACTAATAGAAGATGTACTACGACGCATGGAACATCCCAAGGCAAGACCTGTACAAGAGGTTTCTACATTGCTGGATGATCTACTTCAAGTCGAGCTTCCATCTGCACCTTCCTCATCTTTACATGATCGAATTCGTGAACTCCTGAAGCCTATCAAGCCATACATTTTAGGTTTAACTCCAATGTGCAAGGCACTGAAGCATGCTACAGACATGTTTAAAGAGACTACAAGAACTCGagttttgtttattctttCAGATGGAGATTCAACTGATGGAGATCCACATGAGATTGCTCAACAACTTCACCAATTAGATGTGATCATAGTCACCTGTTTTCTTACATCAAATCGCATAGACAATCCTAGACGTTTGTTGTATAAAGCCGATCCTAAGTGGAGAGGTCGAAATGGCAGACAAGTATTGTTTGAAATGAGTTCAACTATGGAGAATACTCATACCCCAATATCACACCTTATCGATGCAAATTGGGAACTTCCCTCAGCAGGCGAAAGTCGTTTGTTCGTTCAAGCCAATAGTTTGGATGTGGTTAATGAGTTTTGTGAAATTGTTGTTTCCAAGTTGAGATCCAACTGA
- the LOC134176767 gene encoding splicing factor U2AF 26 kDa subunit-like — MAALGDPSQQGGAEYLASIFGTEKDKVNCSFYFKIGACRHGDRCSRLHNKPTFSQTILLANLYINPKNITTTDPAAIPNMTEEELQQHFDEFFEDIFLELEEKYGPIDEMNICDNLGDHLVGNVYIKFRHEEDAEKAVAELNNRWFGGRPIVAELSPVTDFREACCRQYEMSECTRGGFCNFMHLKPISKDLRRKLFGSRPMRGRGRGGRGGRFNHSRSRSPKRRSRSRSPADRGNRR; from the exons ATGGCCGCGTTAGGCGACCCCTCACAACAAGGTGGTGCCGAGTACCTGGCGTCTATTTTCGGTACAGAGAAGGACAA AGTGAACTGCTCGTTTTATTTCAAGATCGGAGCGTGTAGACATGGAGACCGGTGCTCGAGGCTGCACAACAAGCCGACCTTTAGTCAG ACGATTTTGCTGGCTAATCTCTACATCAACCCAAAGAACATCACAACCACTGATCCTGCAGCAA TTCCTAACATGACGGAAGAAGAACTGCAGCAACATTTCGACGAATTCTTTGAGGATATTTTTCTTGAACTCGAGGAGAAG TACGGTCCCATAGATGAAATGAACATTTGTGACAATCTGGGTGATCACCTCGTTGGGAACGTCTACATCAAG tttCGACACGAGGAAGATGCTGAGAAGGCAGTGGCTGAACTAAACAATCGCTGGTttggag GTCGTCCAATTGTCGCCGAGCTGTCTCCTGTGACTGATTTCCg AGAGGCTTGCTGTCGACAATATGAAATGAG TGAGTGCACTCGTGGTGGTTTCTGTAATTTCATGCATCTCAAACCAATTTCTAAAGACCTTCG ACGCAAACTGTTTGGTAGTCGTCCAATGCGTGGGCGAGGCCGGGGAGGTCGAGGGGGTCGCTTCAATCATTCAAGATCAAGATCACCAAAGAGACGTTCTAGATCTCGATCTCCAGCTGATCGAGGCAATCGACGATAG